One Paracoccaceae bacterium genomic region harbors:
- a CDS encoding GMC family oxidoreductase N-terminal domain-containing protein — protein sequence MTPTQDRTFRAVIDRIVPQDRDAGALALGADDHARGILDGDPAAAAGLCPGLDALDRDARLSHGAAFADLDAGARDALLEGIAREGWFLRLVEIVCLGVYADPDNGGNRGAASWDWLGYRHGMPEGPSGPARGTPPRPMPGPLEMTEFDVIVVGAGAGGGVAACVLAEAGKSVLLIERGLARSHADSGHRDHLRNHRLSVYGTNTGPGPVGSPRVLVDPEGVAHVMAPHAFGYHNNAACVGSGTLVYGGLAWRFHPDDFRMASRYGVPEGSSLTDWPIGIEDLAAGYARAEWEIGVAGEPSGSDGQAPGARGYPLPPVPRHAAGDLLRAGADRLGIATFAPPLLVNTRPRDGRGACIQCGSCVGFPCPTDARNGTQNTVIPRALATGRCTLVTDCTAEAVETDSAGRVTGVRLRRPGPDGDMVRQVVRARAVVLSAGAIESARLLLASASGREPAGLGNGADLVGRNLQGHLYPTVFGLFDRPVHDSRGPGVSIATAAYVHGNRGIVGGAMLADDFIMPPAIFHATALPPEQRRWGQEAKDFMRHAYRRVLQVKGPVHEIPDPSCRVTLDPGLRDAGGMPVARLSGVVHAETMRTAAFVIDRAEDWVRAAGAVRTWRAMPPRRLSGYQHQAGTCRMGRDPATSVTDSFGRVWGHDNLFVCDAALHPTNGAFNPVLTVMALAFRNADHIAASIR from the coding sequence ATGACCCCGACGCAGGACCGGACGTTTCGCGCGGTGATCGACCGGATCGTGCCGCAGGACCGCGACGCGGGCGCCCTGGCGCTGGGCGCCGATGACCATGCGCGCGGCATTCTCGACGGCGATCCGGCTGCGGCCGCGGGCCTGTGCCCCGGGCTGGACGCGCTGGACCGCGATGCGCGGCTGTCGCATGGCGCGGCCTTTGCCGATCTGGACGCGGGCGCGCGCGATGCGCTGCTGGAAGGCATCGCGCGCGAGGGCTGGTTCCTGCGGCTGGTCGAGATCGTGTGCCTTGGCGTCTATGCCGACCCGGACAACGGCGGCAACCGGGGCGCCGCGTCCTGGGACTGGCTGGGTTATCGCCACGGGATGCCCGAGGGACCATCCGGCCCGGCTCGGGGGACGCCGCCCCGCCCGATGCCCGGCCCCCTGGAGATGACCGAATTCGACGTCATCGTGGTCGGCGCGGGGGCGGGCGGCGGGGTTGCGGCCTGCGTGCTGGCCGAGGCGGGGAAATCCGTGCTGCTGATCGAACGCGGACTGGCGCGCAGCCATGCCGACAGCGGCCACCGCGACCATCTGCGCAATCACCGCCTTTCGGTCTATGGGACGAACACCGGCCCGGGGCCGGTGGGATCGCCGCGCGTCCTGGTCGATCCCGAAGGGGTGGCGCATGTCATGGCGCCGCATGCGTTCGGATATCACAACAACGCGGCCTGCGTGGGCAGCGGGACGCTGGTCTATGGCGGGCTGGCCTGGCGGTTTCACCCCGACGATTTCCGCATGGCATCGCGCTATGGCGTGCCGGAGGGTTCGTCGCTGACCGACTGGCCCATCGGGATCGAGGACCTGGCGGCTGGCTATGCCCGCGCGGAATGGGAGATCGGCGTGGCGGGCGAACCCTCGGGCAGTGACGGGCAGGCCCCGGGCGCACGGGGCTATCCGCTGCCGCCGGTGCCGCGCCATGCGGCGGGCGACCTGCTGCGCGCGGGGGCAGACCGGCTGGGGATCGCGACCTTCGCGCCGCCCCTGCTGGTGAACACGCGACCGCGCGACGGGCGCGGGGCCTGCATCCAGTGCGGCAGCTGCGTGGGCTTTCCCTGCCCGACCGATGCGCGCAACGGCACGCAGAACACGGTGATTCCCCGCGCCCTGGCCACCGGCCGCTGCACGCTGGTCACGGATTGCACCGCCGAGGCCGTGGAAACCGACAGCGCCGGCCGGGTGACGGGGGTGCGCCTGCGCAGGCCCGGGCCGGACGGCGATATGGTGCGGCAGGTGGTGCGGGCGCGGGCCGTGGTTCTGTCGGCGGGCGCCATCGAAAGCGCGCGGCTGCTGCTGGCCTCGGCCAGCGGGCGGGAACCGGCGGGGCTGGGCAACGGCGCGGACCTTGTGGGGCGCAACCTGCAGGGGCACCTTTACCCCACGGTGTTCGGCCTGTTCGACAGGCCGGTGCATGACAGCCGGGGCCCCGGCGTCAGCATTGCCACGGCCGCCTATGTGCATGGCAACCGCGGGATCGTGGGCGGTGCGATGCTGGCCGATGACTTCATCATGCCGCCCGCGATCTTTCATGCCACGGCCCTGCCGCCGGAGCAGCGGCGCTGGGGCCAGGAGGCCAAGGATTTCATGCGCCACGCCTATCGCCGCGTGTTGCAGGTGAAGGGACCGGTGCACGAGATCCCCGACCCTTCCTGCCGCGTGACGCTGGACCCCGGGCTGCGCGATGCGGGGGGGATGCCGGTGGCGCGGCTGTCCGGGGTGGTCCATGCCGAGACCATGCGGACGGCCGCGTTCGTCATCGACCGGGCGGAGGACTGGGTCAGGGCGGCGGGGGCGGTGCGGACCTGGCGGGCGATGCCGCCCCGGCGGCTGTCGGGATACCAGCACCAGGCGGGCACCTGCCGGATGGGCCGCGACCCCGCGACCTCGGTCACCGATTCCTTCGGGCGGGTCTGGGGGCATGACAACCTGTTCGTCTGCGATGCCGCGCTGCACCCCACGAACGGCGCCTTCAACCCGGTGCTGACGGTGATGGCCCTGGCCTTTCGCAACGCAGACCACATCGCCGCGTCGATCCGCTAG
- a CDS encoding TRAP transporter substrate-binding protein, translated as MKFSTIVAGAASALALSAVAGFAADVTLRVGTVYQTTHTISKGSAEFERIVEEKSGGAIDVEVFYAEELGSEREMAEMTRAGGLEMVLSGLPGTGSFVPQIEVMEAFYTYENVEELAKVVAAIAPDLNAFMEPQGFHLVGYMYQGPRNLLSTRPVRQYSDMAGLKLRIPQTPLFVALAQNWGATPTAISLGEVYTSLESGVIDAVEGTSETIVSQKFFEKAKYLTLTKHNFYPQPMVANKAWWDGLSAEHQQIILDAAQEAAAFQLSLHKAADEAAMQTMRDGGVEIIEVDTAPFSTPVLAAMDGYIKSKGDDVYAVYQKMLATAAN; from the coding sequence ATGAAGTTCTCTACCATCGTCGCAGGTGCCGCTTCGGCGCTCGCGCTTTCTGCCGTTGCCGGGTTCGCGGCCGATGTGACGCTGCGCGTCGGGACAGTGTACCAGACCACGCACACGATCTCGAAGGGAAGCGCCGAGTTCGAGCGCATCGTCGAGGAGAAATCCGGCGGCGCCATCGACGTCGAGGTGTTCTATGCCGAAGAGCTTGGCTCGGAGCGCGAGATGGCCGAGATGACCCGCGCGGGCGGCCTGGAAATGGTGCTCAGCGGGCTGCCGGGCACAGGGTCTTTCGTGCCCCAGATCGAGGTGATGGAGGCCTTCTACACCTACGAGAACGTGGAAGAGCTGGCCAAGGTGGTGGCGGCGATCGCGCCCGACCTGAATGCCTTCATGGAACCGCAGGGCTTTCATCTTGTCGGCTACATGTATCAGGGCCCGCGCAACCTGCTGTCGACCAGGCCGGTGCGCCAGTATTCGGACATGGCGGGGCTGAAGCTGCGCATCCCGCAGACGCCGCTGTTCGTGGCCCTGGCCCAGAACTGGGGCGCCACGCCCACGGCGATCAGCCTTGGCGAGGTCTATACCTCGCTGGAATCGGGCGTGATCGACGCGGTCGAGGGCACCTCGGAAACCATCGTGTCGCAGAAGTTCTTCGAGAAGGCCAAGTATCTGACCCTGACGAAGCACAACTTCTATCCGCAGCCCATGGTCGCGAACAAGGCATGGTGGGACGGGCTGAGCGCCGAACACCAGCAGATCATCCTGGACGCGGCGCAGGAAGCGGCGGCGTTCCAGCTGTCGCTGCACAAGGCGGCCGATGAGGCCGCGATGCAGACGATGCGCGATGGCGGAGTGGAGATCATCGAGGTCGACACCGCGCCGTTCAGCACGCCGGTGCTGGCCGCGATGGACGGCTACATCAAGAGCAAGGGCGATGACGTCTACGCGGTCTACCAGAAGATGCTGGCGACAGCTGCGAACTGA
- a CDS encoding TRAP transporter small permease, translating to MTKLYILTIETLIILGLCIMVGLTFSSAMIRFIPGFGGIFWAEEITRYVSIWVVFLAAGLGVRYGIHLSVDMVAMALPEALRRAFFIFSYLLMMVFQGVLVFYGTQLAISNYAQQSASLQMPMTYAYAAIPVGAAIMLFETARLVYLEATGTSTAMKSFAD from the coding sequence ATGACGAAGCTGTATATCCTGACCATCGAGACTTTGATCATCCTGGGCCTGTGCATCATGGTCGGGCTGACATTCTCGTCGGCGATGATCCGGTTCATTCCCGGGTTCGGCGGCATCTTCTGGGCCGAGGAGATCACGCGCTACGTCAGCATCTGGGTGGTGTTCCTGGCGGCGGGCCTTGGTGTCCGCTACGGCATCCACCTGAGCGTCGACATGGTGGCGATGGCGCTGCCCGAGGCGCTGCGCCGGGCGTTCTTCATCTTCTCCTATCTGCTGATGATGGTGTTCCAGGGCGTGCTGGTGTTCTACGGCACCCAGCTTGCGATTTCGAACTACGCGCAGCAGTCCGCCTCGCTGCAGATGCCGATGACCTATGCCTATGCCGCGATTCCGGTCGGTGCCGCGATCATGCTGTTCGAGACCGCGCGGCTTGTCTATCTGGAGGCGACGGGCACATCGACCGCGATGAAATCGTTCGCGGACTGA
- a CDS encoding TRAP transporter large permease translates to MVGVLFSSFLILLVLGVPIAFAIGLGALVPIILQGNIPLSLVVSRMFGGIDSFPLMAIPFFVLTGTLAGACQLTDRIAALAAFMVGRMRAGLAHVNIVASMLFGGVTGSAVADAAATGSMMIPAMKAQGYPAGYSAAVTAASSVIGSIIPPSTLMIIYGYLTGVSTGRMFLGGVIPGVLIGLALMLVAHFQAVRLGIGYDADAKPRDWGTLPAILRDAGPAMLVPVVIIGGIVGGFFTPTEAGVVAVVTILLVGTFVYRSFTWAGIRAAFLSAGYTTAMVMMILAASTVFANLLTRARFQTTLIDMLSSVSPVPEVQMLLVIAALLFLTLFIDATAVLIMFAAPLAAVCAALGYDPVHSGIVIVVACLIGGVTPPVGTLLFIAAGIARISVAEASRAILPFVLALIAVNVLIMLIPFLVTWLPSIAFG, encoded by the coding sequence ATGGTCGGCGTCCTTTTCAGTTCGTTCCTGATCCTGCTCGTCCTTGGGGTCCCGATCGCCTTTGCCATCGGCCTTGGCGCGCTGGTGCCGATCATCCTGCAGGGCAACATCCCGCTGAGCCTGGTGGTCAGCCGCATGTTCGGCGGGATCGATTCCTTTCCGCTGATGGCGATTCCGTTCTTCGTGCTGACCGGCACGCTGGCCGGGGCCTGCCAGCTGACCGACCGCATTGCGGCACTGGCGGCCTTCATGGTGGGGCGGATGCGTGCGGGGCTGGCGCATGTGAACATCGTGGCGTCGATGCTGTTCGGCGGGGTCACCGGTTCGGCCGTGGCGGACGCGGCCGCCACGGGGTCCATGATGATCCCGGCGATGAAGGCGCAGGGGTATCCGGCGGGCTATTCGGCGGCGGTGACCGCTGCCTCGTCGGTGATCGGCTCGATCATTCCGCCCAGCACGCTGATGATCATCTACGGCTACCTGACCGGCGTTTCCACCGGACGGATGTTCCTTGGCGGCGTGATCCCCGGCGTCCTGATCGGACTGGCGCTGATGCTGGTCGCGCATTTCCAGGCGGTGCGCCTGGGGATCGGCTATGACGCCGACGCCAAGCCGCGCGACTGGGGCACCCTGCCGGCAATCCTGCGCGACGCGGGCCCCGCCATGCTTGTGCCGGTGGTCATCATCGGCGGCATCGTCGGGGGGTTCTTCACCCCGACCGAGGCCGGGGTCGTGGCGGTTGTCACCATCCTGCTGGTCGGGACCTTCGTCTACCGCAGCTTTACCTGGGCCGGCATCCGCGCGGCGTTCCTGAGCGCCGGATACACCACCGCGATGGTGATGATGATCCTGGCCGCATCGACGGTCTTTGCGAACCTCCTGACGCGCGCGCGGTTCCAGACGACGCTGATCGACATGCTGTCGTCGGTCAGCCCGGTCCCCGAGGTTCAGATGCTGCTGGTCATCGCGGCGCTGCTGTTCCTGACGCTGTTCATCGATGCGACGGCGGTGCTGATCATGTTCGCCGCACCGCTTGCCGCCGTCTGCGCGGCGCTTGGCTATGATCCGGTGCATTCCGGCATCGTCATCGTTGTGGCCTGCCTGATCGGCGGGGTGACGCCGCCGGTCGGGACGCTGCTGTTCATCGCGGCGGGCATCGCCCGGATCTCGGTGGCCGAGGCGTCGCGCGCCATCCTGCCCTTCGTGCTGGCGCTGATCGCGGTCAACGTGCTGATCATGCTCATCCCGTTCCTTGTCACCTGGCTTCCGTCCATCGCCTTCGGGTGA
- a CDS encoding Gfo/Idh/MocA family oxidoreductase: protein MTPRFGLCGTAFWAEQVHLPGLMANPGLELVGIWGRTPDRTAALADRVGVRAFASFEQMLDHVDAVSFAVPPAVQATLAPAAIARGRHVLMEKPLGDSIDSAVTILRALAEHRVAGICFLTRMFVDEMSEFVVRARALAPTWGEAGFRSDALIQGPYAGSEWRQQEHGALWDAAPHGWSVLVSVLGPVAEIAASSAPDGTYAFSCRHQGGGTSTLDLNLRDHGVRLAERYRFGNGASVELPGLAYDRKATLGRAASLLLREIAGARDEAQSRLGLGLHLVCVATAAQHSLGSGGDFVPVAAPAV from the coding sequence ATGACCCCGAGATTTGGCCTGTGCGGGACCGCGTTCTGGGCGGAGCAGGTGCATCTGCCCGGCCTGATGGCCAACCCCGGCCTGGAACTGGTCGGCATCTGGGGCCGGACGCCCGACCGCACCGCCGCGCTGGCGGACAGGGTCGGGGTTCGGGCATTCGCCAGCTTCGAACAGATGCTGGACCATGTCGATGCAGTGTCCTTTGCGGTGCCGCCCGCGGTGCAGGCGACGCTTGCCCCCGCCGCCATCGCGCGCGGCAGGCATGTGCTGATGGAAAAACCGCTTGGCGATTCCATCGACAGTGCCGTGACGATCCTGCGCGCCCTGGCGGAACACCGCGTCGCCGGTATCTGTTTTCTGACGCGGATGTTCGTGGACGAGATGTCGGAATTCGTGGTCCGCGCCCGCGCGCTGGCGCCGACATGGGGCGAGGCCGGTTTCCGGTCGGACGCGCTGATCCAGGGGCCCTATGCCGGGTCGGAGTGGCGCCAGCAGGAACATGGCGCGCTGTGGGATGCGGCCCCGCACGGGTGGTCGGTTCTGGTTTCGGTGCTGGGACCGGTGGCCGAGATCGCGGCAAGCAGCGCGCCCGATGGCACCTATGCCTTTTCCTGCCGCCATCAGGGTGGCGGCACCTCGACCCTGGACCTGAACCTGCGCGACCACGGGGTCAGGCTGGCGGAACGCTACCGGTTCGGCAACGGCGCGTCCGTCGAACTGCCGGGGCTGGCCTATGACCGCAAGGCGACGCTGGGCAGGGCCGCGTCGCTGCTGCTGCGGGAAATCGCCGGGGCGCGGGACGAGGCGCAGTCGCGGCTCGGGCTTGGGCTGCATCTGGTCTGCGTGGCGACGGCCGCGCAGCACAGCCTTGGGTCGGGCGGCGACTTCGTGCCCGTCGCGGCACCGGCGGTGTAG
- a CDS encoding LacI family DNA-binding transcriptional regulator: protein MDAPGPKRSRSRRSVQSAVKLEDVARLARVSTATASRVINTPGAVTEKTRARVEKAIAELGWIPHGAAQALASLRTRTVGALIPTLGHQTIATMLESLQQSLGQAGYTLLLGRPDAARDRTVVQVSKMIQNGVECLVLMGEDHPPELFAMLEQRRIFHVIAYTTGGLGHTNCIGIDNYDEMSKMVKYLLGLGHRSFGVIAANYDHNDRIRMRINAIRDTLAEEGIAVRPQHFKVVPQWTIGCGRDGMRAIIDEDSRPTAVICTNDYLASGAVIEARAAGLSVPGDISVSGFDDNELASHIDPPLTTVHVPAVEMGKTIAEYVIFVLDGGEAPLPIRLDAQLVIRQSTAPPKA, encoded by the coding sequence GTGGACGCACCTGGACCGAAGCGATCGCGCTCCCGTCGTTCCGTCCAGTCGGCGGTCAAGCTTGAGGATGTCGCCCGGCTGGCCCGGGTTTCGACCGCCACGGCATCGCGGGTCATCAACACGCCCGGCGCGGTGACGGAAAAGACCCGGGCAAGGGTCGAAAAGGCGATTGCCGAACTGGGCTGGATTCCCCATGGCGCGGCGCAGGCTCTGGCCAGCCTGCGCACCCGGACGGTGGGCGCCCTGATCCCGACGCTGGGGCACCAGACCATCGCCACCATGCTGGAATCCTTGCAGCAATCGCTGGGGCAGGCGGGCTATACCCTGCTTCTGGGAAGGCCGGATGCCGCCCGGGACCGCACCGTCGTTCAGGTCTCGAAGATGATCCAGAACGGCGTCGAATGCCTTGTCCTGATGGGTGAGGATCATCCGCCCGAGCTGTTCGCGATGCTGGAACAGCGGCGCATCTTCCACGTGATCGCCTATACGACCGGGGGGCTCGGCCACACCAACTGCATCGGAATCGACAATTACGACGAGATGTCGAAGATGGTGAAGTATCTGCTGGGTCTGGGGCACCGGTCCTTTGGCGTGATCGCCGCCAACTATGACCATAACGACCGTATCCGCATGCGCATCAACGCCATCCGCGATACCCTGGCCGAAGAAGGCATCGCCGTCAGGCCGCAGCATTTCAAGGTGGTCCCGCAATGGACCATCGGTTGCGGCCGCGACGGCATGCGGGCGATCATCGACGAAGACTCCCGCCCCACCGCCGTCATCTGCACGAACGACTACCTCGCCTCGGGCGCTGTGATCGAGGCGCGCGCGGCGGGGCTTTCGGTGCCCGGTGACATCAGCGTCTCGGGCTTCGACGACAACGAACTGGCGTCCCATATCGACCCGCCGCTGACCACCGTGCATGTCCCTGCGGTCGAGATGGGCAAGACCATCGCGGAATACGTGATCTTCGTGCTCGACGGGGGCGAGGCTCCGCTGCCGATCCGGCTGGACGCGCAACTGGTGATCCGCCAGTCCACCGCCCCTCCGAAAGCCTGA
- the larB gene encoding nickel pincer cofactor biosynthesis protein LarB: MSDHRLDFGREDRTGVPEVVLASGKTAEQIARIVETVLDADGRMLITRLDPAKAGALHRFGTHLRFDPESHTAEIGTPPAVASRPSVAVVAAGTSDLRVAREAVRSLAFLGEGALLVADVGVAGLWRLTERLDAIRSCPVAIAVAGMEGALFSVLAGLVRAPVIAVPTSVGYGVAEGGRAALSSALASCAPGVVVVNIDNGFGAAAAAVKILNAARPAAG, from the coding sequence ATGAGTGATCACCGGCTCGACTTCGGGCGCGAGGACCGGACCGGGGTTCCCGAGGTGGTTCTGGCCTCAGGGAAGACCGCAGAGCAGATCGCCCGGATTGTCGAGACGGTTCTTGACGCCGACGGGCGCATGCTGATCACCCGCCTTGATCCCGCGAAGGCCGGGGCGCTGCATCGCTTCGGCACACACCTCCGGTTCGATCCGGAATCGCACACGGCCGAGATCGGCACACCCCCGGCCGTTGCCTCCCGTCCCTCGGTTGCGGTGGTGGCGGCCGGAACCTCCGACCTCCGGGTGGCGCGCGAGGCGGTGCGGTCACTGGCCTTCCTGGGCGAGGGCGCCCTGCTTGTCGCCGATGTCGGGGTGGCGGGCCTCTGGCGGCTGACCGAACGGCTTGACGCGATACGGTCCTGCCCGGTGGCAATCGCGGTTGCCGGGATGGAGGGCGCACTGTTCAGCGTGCTTGCCGGTCTGGTCCGGGCTCCGGTCATCGCGGTGCCGACCTCGGTGGGCTATGGCGTGGCCGAGGGCGGGCGCGCGGCGCTGTCCTCGGCCCTGGCGTCCTGTGCGCCGGGGGTGGTGGTGGTGAACATCGACAACGGCTTCGGCGCGGCGGCGGCCGCGGTGAAGATCCTGAATGCCGCGCGTCCGGCCGCCGGATGA
- a CDS encoding dihydroxy-acid dehydratase, with product MRKGLAGYGDAGFSLFLRKAFIKAMGYSDDALDRPIIGITNTFSGYNACHRNVPDMIEALKRGVMLAGGLPIEFPVISMHEAFSHPTSMYLRNLMAMDVEEMVRAQPMDAVVLIGGCDKTVPALLMGAASADVPAILTVTGPMITGSHKGERLGACTDCRRLWGQHRAGTIEAAEIEEISAKLAPGPGTCMVMGTASTMALVAEAMGMMLPGGAAIPAVHADRMRHAEATGARAVAMAAEGLRPTQIMTRASMRNALRVLQAVGGSTNGVVHLAAIAGRLGFDLDLEELDRLGAETPVLVDLKPSGQHYMEDLFRAGGLVTVLREIGDLIDRQCLTVTGRTLGEDIDAQPPSWPQDAVRPMSDPIHSGGGIRLLRGNLAPNGAIIKQAAATPSLLRHTGRAVVFTSLADMAARLDDPALDVTADDILVLQNAGPKGAPGMPEAGYIPIPKKLAVAGVRDMVRISDARMSGTAFGAIVLHVSPEAATGGPLGLVRDGDMIALDVGAGSISLLVDDAELLARRAAWSPPAHVNVARGYAKLYFDEVLQAEDGCDFNFLRARPRESGMRGE from the coding sequence ATGCGCAAGGGGCTGGCCGGGTATGGCGATGCCGGCTTTTCGCTGTTCCTGCGCAAGGCCTTCATCAAGGCCATGGGGTATTCGGACGACGCGCTTGACCGCCCGATCATCGGCATCACCAACACGTTCTCCGGCTACAACGCATGTCACCGCAATGTGCCCGACATGATCGAGGCGCTCAAGCGCGGGGTGATGCTGGCGGGCGGCCTGCCGATCGAGTTTCCGGTGATCTCGATGCATGAGGCGTTTTCCCATCCGACCAGCATGTATCTGCGCAACCTGATGGCGATGGACGTCGAGGAAATGGTGCGCGCGCAGCCGATGGATGCCGTGGTGCTGATCGGCGGCTGCGACAAGACGGTTCCCGCCCTTCTGATGGGTGCGGCCAGTGCGGACGTGCCCGCGATCCTGACCGTGACGGGCCCGATGATCACCGGCAGCCACAAGGGCGAGCGCCTTGGCGCCTGCACCGATTGCCGCCGCCTGTGGGGGCAGCACCGTGCGGGCACCATCGAGGCGGCCGAGATCGAGGAGATCAGCGCCAAGCTCGCGCCCGGCCCCGGCACCTGCATGGTCATGGGCACCGCCAGCACCATGGCGCTGGTGGCCGAGGCGATGGGCATGATGCTGCCGGGGGGGGCCGCCATTCCCGCCGTCCATGCCGACCGGATGCGCCATGCCGAGGCGACCGGGGCCCGCGCGGTGGCGATGGCGGCCGAGGGGTTGCGCCCCACGCAGATCATGACGCGCGCCTCGATGCGCAACGCGCTGCGAGTGTTGCAGGCGGTGGGCGGATCGACCAACGGCGTCGTGCATCTGGCGGCCATTGCGGGACGGCTGGGGTTCGACCTCGACCTTGAGGAACTCGACAGGCTGGGGGCCGAGACGCCCGTGCTGGTGGATCTCAAGCCCTCGGGTCAGCACTACATGGAGGATCTGTTCCGCGCCGGTGGTCTGGTCACCGTGCTGCGCGAGATCGGCGACCTGATCGACCGGCAGTGCCTGACCGTGACTGGCCGCACCCTGGGCGAGGACATCGACGCACAGCCACCGTCGTGGCCGCAGGATGCGGTGCGCCCGATGTCGGACCCGATCCATTCGGGCGGGGGCATCCGCCTGTTGCGCGGCAACCTTGCCCCCAACGGAGCGATCATCAAGCAGGCTGCGGCCACGCCGTCGCTGCTGCGCCACACCGGGCGCGCGGTGGTGTTCACGTCGCTGGCCGACATGGCCGCGCGGCTGGACGACCCGGCGCTCGACGTGACGGCCGATGACATCCTCGTGCTGCAGAACGCCGGCCCGAAAGGTGCGCCCGGAATGCCCGAGGCGGGCTATATTCCCATTCCGAAGAAACTCGCGGTGGCCGGGGTCAGGGACATGGTGCGCATTTCCGACGCCAGGATGAGCGGCACCGCGTTTGGCGCCATCGTCCTGCATGTCTCGCCCGAGGCGGCAACAGGCGGCCCGCTGGGGCTGGTGCGCGATGGCGACATGATCGCGCTGGACGTCGGGGCGGGATCGATCTCGCTGCTGGTCGATGACGCCGAACTGCTGGCCCGCCGGGCGGCGTGGTCGCCGCCCGCGCATGTGAACGTGGCGCGCGGCTATGCCAAGCTCTACTTCGACGAGGTGTTGCAGGCCGAGGACGGCTGCGATTTCAACTTCCTGCGCGCCAGGCCGCGGGAATCCGGCATGCGAGGAGAGTGA
- a CDS encoding DUF362 domain-containing protein: MASPVFPALRFPLLDSVVLPRVARVRLQHKKGNPVADVAKAASAAVRSSERMARLAPGSSVAVALGSRGISHIATVARATIDTVKTMGHDPFVVPAMGSHGGGTAEGQVAVLASLGLTEAALGVEIRATMDVVDYGVTDEGARCKFDRHAAAADAVIVINRVKSHTTFDRPIESGLVKMMAVGLGKAEGARSVHRTGPRAMNVTLPALARIAIEKSPVALGIALVENAEKELVAVEGVDPEQFFASDERLLKLAKTFVARLPFDHIDALAVERIGKEISGAGMDHAVTGRADLRSIPNPPPFVSRIAVLGLSKATGGNGLGIGLADFTTVAVASAIDLRQIYMNSLTSTMVEKSRFPIVLANDLDVMRALVSTSWSADDASTGLCIIASTLHLGEVLLSAPLLEEVRKSALYVSEGPLQDLRFDADGTLLSRVYERDETA, encoded by the coding sequence GTGGCTTCGCCAGTATTTCCCGCGCTGCGCTTTCCGCTTCTCGACTCCGTCGTGCTTCCGAGGGTTGCGCGCGTCAGGCTTCAGCACAAGAAGGGCAATCCTGTCGCCGATGTCGCGAAGGCCGCCAGCGCCGCGGTGCGATCCTCGGAACGCATGGCCAGGCTTGCCCCGGGCAGCAGCGTCGCGGTTGCGCTGGGCAGTCGCGGGATCTCGCACATTGCGACGGTGGCCCGGGCCACGATCGACACGGTCAAGACCATGGGCCACGATCCCTTTGTGGTTCCTGCGATGGGCAGCCACGGCGGCGGCACCGCCGAGGGGCAGGTGGCGGTTCTGGCCAGCCTCGGGCTGACCGAGGCGGCACTTGGCGTCGAGATCCGCGCCACCATGGACGTGGTGGACTACGGGGTGACCGACGAGGGCGCGCGGTGCAAGTTCGACCGCCACGCGGCCGCCGCCGATGCCGTGATCGTCATCAACCGCGTCAAGTCGCACACCACGTTCGACCGTCCGATCGAAAGCGGGCTGGTCAAGATGATGGCGGTCGGTCTTGGCAAGGCAGAGGGCGCGCGGTCGGTCCATCGCACCGGCCCGCGGGCGATGAATGTCACCCTGCCCGCGCTGGCGCGGATCGCGATCGAGAAGTCGCCTGTCGCCCTTGGCATCGCGCTGGTCGAGAACGCGGAAAAGGAACTCGTGGCGGTCGAGGGGGTGGACCCCGAACAGTTCTTCGCATCGGACGAAAGGCTGCTGAAGCTGGCAAAGACCTTTGTCGCGCGGCTGCCCTTCGACCATATCGACGCGCTGGCCGTGGAGCGGATCGGCAAGGAAATCTCGGGCGCGGGCATGGATCACGCCGTGACAGGGCGTGCCGACCTGCGGTCGATCCCCAACCCGCCGCCCTTCGTGTCGCGGATCGCGGTGCTTGGGCTGTCGAAGGCCACCGGAGGCAACGGGCTGGGCATCGGACTGGCCGACTTCACAACTGTCGCGGTGGCCTCGGCCATCGACCTGAGGCAGATCTACATGAACTCGCTGACCTCGACCATGGTCGAGAAATCGCGGTTTCCGATCGTGCTGGCCAACGATCTTGACGTGATGCGCGCACTCGTCTCGACGTCCTGGTCAGCCGATGATGCGTCCACGGGGCTGTGCATCATCGCATCGACGCTGCATCTGGGCGAGGTGCTTCTGTCGGCGCCATTGCTGGAAGAGGTCCGCAAGAGCGCACTCTATGTCTCCGAAGGGCCGCTGCAGGACCTGCGCTTTGACGCCGATGGAACGCTTCTGAGCCGTGTCTACGAACGCGACGAAACCGCCTGA